A stretch of the Desulfobacter sp. genome encodes the following:
- a CDS encoding Gfo/Idh/MocA family oxidoreductase has protein sequence MKNNFALIGTGGYVAPRHMKAITSTGNNLVAALDKHDSVGVLDSFSYDISFFTEFERFDRHAEKLRRLGQDKRIHYVSICSPNYLHDAHIRFALRIGAHAICEKPLVLNPWNLDAIELMENETGQKVFNVLQLRVHPSIIALKKSFDQIKIKEKKEITLTYITSRGKWYFTSWKGDTSKSGGIATNIGIHFFDMLIWIFGEVKYSELHLSDPKKMAGFMELENARVKWFLSADHGDLPAQAVEKGSLTFRSITVDDSEVEFSGGFTDLHTLVYQDILKGNGYGIKDARASLELVAGFRGKIPKIQDPRHCHPFLKKKGEI, from the coding sequence ATGAAAAATAACTTTGCCTTGATCGGAACCGGAGGATATGTGGCGCCAAGGCATATGAAAGCCATTACAAGTACAGGGAACAACTTGGTGGCTGCCCTTGATAAACACGATTCAGTCGGTGTCCTGGACAGTTTTTCCTATGATATTTCATTTTTTACGGAGTTTGAACGATTTGACAGGCATGCTGAAAAACTTCGAAGACTTGGACAAGATAAAAGAATTCATTATGTCAGCATTTGTTCCCCAAATTATCTCCATGATGCCCATATCCGGTTTGCATTGAGAATCGGTGCCCATGCCATCTGTGAAAAACCTCTGGTCTTAAATCCTTGGAATTTAGATGCCATTGAACTCATGGAAAATGAAACCGGACAAAAAGTGTTCAATGTGCTTCAATTAAGGGTTCATCCTTCAATCATTGCTTTAAAAAAATCATTTGATCAGATAAAAATCAAAGAAAAAAAAGAAATCACCCTGACCTATATCACCTCGAGGGGCAAATGGTACTTTACCTCCTGGAAAGGGGATACGTCAAAGTCAGGTGGGATTGCCACCAATATCGGTATTCATTTTTTTGATATGCTCATCTGGATTTTTGGTGAAGTAAAGTATTCTGAGCTCCATTTGTCAGACCCTAAAAAAATGGCCGGATTCATGGAACTTGAAAATGCCCGGGTCAAATGGTTTTTATCAGCAGATCATGGGGACCTGCCCGCACAGGCCGTGGAAAAAGGCTCCCTTACCTTTAGATCCATTACCGTGGATGACTCAGAAGTTGAATTTTCAGGCGGGTTTACCGATCTTCATACCCTGGTTTACCAGGATATCCTTAAGGGAAACGGATATGGTATCAAGGATGCCAGGGCCTCTTTGGAACTGGTTGCAGGATTTAGAGGCAAAATCCCCAAAATTCAAGACCCCCGACATTGCCACCCGTTTCTTAAAAAAAAAGGAGAGATATGA
- a CDS encoding prepilin-type N-terminal cleavage/methylation domain-containing protein, producing MKKLLNNKKGFTLIELMIVVAIIGILAAIAIPNFMSYQCKAKQSEAKSNLGDIRKTQEAYYAEKDAYAALGTVGWSLKGGAASGRYDYTMNSANSTGFVAQADATLSTQADQWRIDSTGSLTNTANACD from the coding sequence ATGAAAAAACTTTTAAACAACAAAAAAGGTTTTACCCTGATCGAATTGATGATCGTTGTGGCCATCATCGGTATCCTGGCTGCCATTGCCATCCCCAATTTCATGTCCTATCAGTGCAAAGCCAAACAGAGTGAAGCAAAATCAAACCTGGGTGATATCAGAAAAACCCAGGAAGCCTATTATGCTGAAAAAGACGCGTATGCCGCTCTGGGTACTGTGGGATGGTCCCTCAAAGGCGGTGCTGCCTCCGGTCGTTATGACTACACCATGAATTCAGCAAATTCCACAGGTTTTGTTGCCCAGGCAGATGCCACCTTGAGCACCCAGGCTGATCAATGGCGGATCGATAGTACAGGCAGTCTGACCAATACAGCCAACGCCTGCGATTAA
- a CDS encoding N-acetyltransferase, with protein sequence MSQYFVHKSAFVDEGAIIGKGTKIWHFSHILSGAKIGDGCSLGQNTCISGNVVIGNNVKIQNNVSVYEGVVIEDDVFLGPSCVLTNVTNPRSEISRKHLYQKTRIKKGASIGANATIVCGVTIGRFAFVAAGAVVATDIPDYALVMGVPARKVCWISRHGHRMDKADHNGIYICPESKLRYKVSPDQTLVCIDLDENKRL encoded by the coding sequence ATGAGTCAATATTTTGTTCACAAATCCGCCTTTGTTGATGAGGGAGCCATCATCGGCAAGGGAACTAAAATCTGGCATTTTTCCCACATCCTTTCCGGGGCAAAAATCGGAGATGGATGCAGTCTCGGCCAGAACACTTGCATATCAGGTAATGTTGTCATTGGAAATAATGTCAAGATCCAGAACAATGTCTCTGTATACGAAGGGGTTGTTATTGAAGATGATGTATTTTTAGGTCCCTCCTGTGTATTGACAAATGTAACCAACCCAAGATCTGAAATTTCCAGAAAACATTTATATCAAAAAACCCGAATAAAAAAGGGGGCCAGTATCGGGGCCAATGCCACCATTGTCTGCGGGGTGACCATCGGCAGATTTGCCTTTGTGGCTGCAGGAGCGGTTGTGGCAACGGACATTCCCGATTATGCTCTGGTCATGGGTGTTCCTGCCCGAAAGGTCTGCTGGATTTCCAGACATGGTCACAGGATGGACAAGGCCGATCATAACGGAATTTATATTTGCCCTGAATCCAAACTCAGATATAAGGTCTCACCCGATCAAACCCTTGTTTGTATTGATCTGGATGAAAATAAACGTCTTTAA
- a CDS encoding flippase-like domain-containing protein: protein MKNRVDVYQKILKFLSVLLAFAILFLVWTNRVQLVDLYGKIDLYWVGTGLICYLANYFFRSLRLQRLSENKLCFFTQAFKMSALHGFFSYLLPLRAGDASLPLLLKSTSKIGLKQGTLFLIKTRFLDLSMLGIFTLAGSLVGARMISSQVQMIWFFTGILLALSFFIMQRLGYIGNYLVKKKLNSSLDILSILKFDSKEFLFTFLIWVFMYATQLCVVRSMGLDLGFSEVIFISAIQFPLQMLPVQGLANTGNHEGGWVTAMMLMGFSSDTGLEFALVSHGILIFYVVVLGGAALFTGIKGQR from the coding sequence ATGAAAAATAGGGTTGATGTATATCAAAAAATCTTAAAATTCTTATCTGTTCTGTTGGCATTTGCCATATTATTTCTTGTATGGACCAACCGTGTTCAACTGGTTGACTTGTACGGAAAAATAGATTTGTATTGGGTAGGGACAGGTCTGATCTGCTATCTGGCCAATTATTTTTTTCGAAGCTTACGCTTGCAGAGACTGTCAGAAAATAAGCTTTGTTTTTTCACCCAGGCATTTAAAATGTCAGCCCTACATGGCTTTTTTTCCTATCTTCTTCCCTTGCGTGCCGGTGATGCCTCCCTTCCCCTTCTTCTGAAATCCACCAGTAAAATAGGGTTGAAACAGGGGACCTTGTTTTTAATAAAAACCCGATTTTTAGATCTTTCCATGCTGGGTATATTCACCCTTGCAGGGTCACTTGTCGGGGCCAGAATGATCTCTTCACAGGTGCAGATGATCTGGTTTTTTACAGGAATCTTACTGGCGCTTTCTTTCTTTATAATGCAAAGACTCGGATATATCGGCAATTATCTGGTTAAAAAAAAATTAAATAGCAGTTTAGATATTTTATCTATTCTCAAATTTGATTCAAAAGAGTTTTTATTCACCTTTTTGATCTGGGTCTTCATGTATGCCACCCAATTGTGTGTGGTCAGATCCATGGGGCTTGATTTAGGCTTTTCTGAAGTTATTTTTATATCTGCCATTCAATTTCCTTTGCAGATGCTGCCGGTCCAGGGCCTTGCCAATACAGGAAACCATGAGGGCGGATGGGTAACTGCCATGATGCTCATGGGATTTTCTTCGGACACAGGTCTGGAATTTGCCCTGGTTTCCCACGGGATTTTGATTTTTTACGTGGTTGTTTTAGGGGGGGCTGCCCTTTTCACAGGAATAAAGGGGCAGAGATAA
- a CDS encoding acyltransferase codes for MIEKMDTIKQFLDNYDFLFNWIRWFYPKAKGIHLLYLLYFFVPQKVMRIHGSIPWPVHYTSRILFHKNIKIGVHSAPGMTGNCYIQARNGIQIGSNFRMGPGVGLISADHSEEDYDLHLKGKPIVIGDNVWIGMNTVILPEIKIGNNVVIGANSVVTKDLPSNCVAVGNPCRVLREKKPYKGIDYTK; via the coding sequence ATGATAGAGAAAATGGATACCATAAAACAATTTTTAGATAATTACGACTTTTTGTTCAACTGGATAAGATGGTTTTATCCAAAAGCCAAAGGGATCCACCTGCTCTATCTTTTATATTTTTTTGTTCCCCAGAAGGTGATGCGCATTCACGGGTCAATTCCCTGGCCGGTGCATTATACCTCACGAATTCTTTTTCATAAGAATATTAAGATAGGTGTTCACAGTGCACCGGGTATGACTGGAAATTGTTATATCCAGGCCAGAAACGGGATTCAGATTGGATCCAATTTCAGGATGGGTCCTGGTGTCGGACTCATCAGTGCCGATCACAGTGAAGAAGATTATGATCTGCATTTAAAGGGTAAACCCATTGTGATCGGGGACAACGTCTGGATCGGAATGAATACGGTTATCCTTCCTGAAATAAAAATCGGAAACAATGTGGTTATCGGTGCAAATTCTGTTGTGACCAAGGATCTTCCTTCAAATTGTGTTGCCGTTGGAAACCCCTGCCGGGTTCTTCGTGAGAAAAAGCCCTACAAAGGAATTGATTATACGAAATGA